From the Triticum urartu cultivar G1812 chromosome 4, Tu2.1, whole genome shotgun sequence genome, the window CAACGAGTCCTCCTCCTTGAGCCGGAGCAGCACAGCCAGTAGGTCTTCATCGTCGGCACTGCAGCCGACGTGGGACTCACGCTCAGCCTTGCGTCCATCGATGATGTTGTCGATGATGCGCTGCATACCGCCATAGCTCTTCCTCAGGTTGCGCTCCCCTGAGCTCAGCCACCGCACTAGCCGCGACGACGGGAAAAGGTCGGCCGGGCAGAAACCTCCGATGAGTTTAACGATCTGGCCCAATTCGCGGCGGTACTCGCTCTGCTGCGCGCACATGCCACCGAACACCGCTCGCGCCGTGATGTCGTTGGAGAGCACCGCCACCAGGTTGCTGAGGTTGACGATGCCGGAACTGGAGGCGGCGGCGTCAGCGACGGACCGGAGGAGCTTCGTCACCCCCTGTGACCTGATGGACTCCATGCGCTTCACCTGCTTGGCGCTCAGAAGCTCCATAATGCATATCTTCCGCATCTGCCGCCAATGGTCGCCGTACGGGGCCAACGCGATCCCCTTGCCACCACCGCTGATAACATCGATCGTCGCGCTCCGCGGCCGAGTCGCGAACGTGAGGTCGTGCGTCTTCATCACCAGCTCCGCCGCCTCGGCGCTGGAGACCACCACGTTCGGGACCTCTCCGAACCTGAGGAACATGAGAGGCCCGTGCAGGCGAGACAGCTCCATCATCCgacggtgcgggaggccacccaAGAGGTGGTGGAGGCTGCCGATGATCGGAAGCGTCCATGGCCCGGGGGGCAGCCGCGGCCTCTTGCTTTTGCCGCCGAACCAAGCAGTAAGCTTCTTAAGAAACCAAGCAAAGATGATTACCGTGGCTAAGGCAACAAGACACGAGCTTGACACCTCCATGGCATGCATGCAGCTTAATTAGCAAGTCTGTGTCTGTGAACCAAGCTGCCTTGCTTGCAGATTTAAGTCAAGAGGTGTGTGAAATGTGATGCATACTTATAGTACAATAATGCTGAGTAATGCTACACGTACAGGGTTGTAAAAGCTTCTAACTCGTTTGTACGTGTAGCATTACTTATTATAGTACTACCTACATCAGGTTTGCATCGGATGGACCCGCAAACAAAAATGAACAAGTCAATACTAGGAGAATTGGGACCCGTGTCGTAGTAGTATATCCATGGTTACGACTGGCGGCTTTGGCAAACGACGGGCCAGCAGCTACGGCGTACGGCCGCCCGGTGCGCCAATAAGGCCTCGTTTGGTTTataggataggattatcgtaggaatataaattttgtaggaaatgagatggcATGTATCTCAAATtttatgagtaggaataggaaacgaGATGTCGTTTGGTTGACatcaaaggaatttttccattgagtctaggctcatttttattttcgtatgaaatgtgaaggataggaaccaatcctatgtaggaataggaatctattcctatgaactaaagggctctaaaggaaaaaaaatcttataagaatcctatcctctagaattcctatgaaattcctccaaaccaaaggagTCCTAAATGTCTTCAATAAGTGTAATCTTACGCAGTCGGCGGTTGAGTATTAGTAATTAACAACTCCTACATCAAATCATAGACAATCTTCactttttttatataaaaaagaCACACACAGATCCAAGGACGTACGTGAGCTCTCGCGAAACACGAGGCGATCTAGGTCTCACCCGCGGCCGCCTCCGGCCGCCACTTCGGCAGCGGCGGTGCAGCGACTGCTCTCTCCAACCCCTCCGCACAGCGCCGCCCCTTCCCGCTCCTCCCCCGCTTCGGCGCCGGTCGGAGGGGACACCGGCGAAGCCCGCGTGGTCCCCAgggaaggtggcggcggggcgtCCTCGTCGTTCTCGCGCAGATCTTGCGGTGGCCGGTGGCGATCTCGCGG encodes:
- the LOC125554333 gene encoding desmethyl-deoxy-podophyllotoxin synthase-like, whose amino-acid sequence is MMELSRLHGPLMFLRFGEVPNVVVSSAEAAELVMKTHDLTFATRPRSATIDVISGGGKGIALAPYGDHWRQMRKICIMELLSAKQVKRMESIRSQGVTKLLRSVADAAASSSGIVNLSNLVAVLSNDITARAVFGGMCAQQSEYRRELGQIVKLIGGFCPADLFPSSRLVRWLSSGERNLRKSYGGMQRIIDNIIDGRKAERESHVGCSADDEDLLAVLLRLKEEDSLAFPLTSESIGAVITDIFGAGSESSSTTLVWAMSELMKNPEEMAKAQIEVQKVLGRGRVVITNADLGELHYLQMIIKEVLRLHPPATLLVPREARDNCEIMGYDIPKGTKIHVNAFAISRDPRYWKNPETFKPERFSNNNIDYKGTNFEFTPFGAGRRLCPGMLFGTSTLEIALANLLYYFDWVLPDGACPYTLDMSEKFGITVSRRYDLQLIAIPST